The following are encoded together in the Lactuca sativa cultivar Salinas chromosome 1, Lsat_Salinas_v11, whole genome shotgun sequence genome:
- the LOC111921429 gene encoding probable WRKY transcription factor 12 translates to MEGSERGLANFDLQVSSFQNPIHDHIGFAHFQDHHHNHDPHQTQVLRFLPPTLSLPQLSQPPHHTTTTTSAEAADFHREAPSVHRDSWHKEQVGSLDPKSVNEEKCADDNTSWWRSSSNPEKGRTKMRRKLREPRFCFQTRSDVDVLDDGYKWRKYGQKVVKNSLHPRSYYRCTHSNCRVKKRVERLSEDCRMVITTYEGRHNHSPCDDSNSSEHECFTSF, encoded by the exons ATGGAAGGGTCTGAAAGAGGGCTAGCCAACTTTGATCTTCAAGTCTCTTCCTTCCAAAACCCCATCCATGATCATATTGGTTTTGCCCATTTTCAAGATCACCACCATAATCATGATCCTCATCAGACCCAAGTTTTGAGGTTTCTGCCTCCAACTCTCTCTCTTCCTCAATTATCTCAACCACCACaccacaccaccaccaccacctccgcaGAAGCTGCTGATTTCCACAGGGAAGCTCCCTCGGTTCATAGAGATTCTTGGCATAAAGAACAG GTGGGAAGCTTGGATCCAAAGTCTGTTAACGAAGAAAAATGCGCAGATGATAACACCTCATG GTGGAGGAGTTCATCAAACCCTGAAAAGGGGAGAACGAAAATGAGAAGAAAActtagagaaccaagattctGCTTTCAAACAAGGAGTGATGTTGATGTTCTTGACGATGGTTACAAATGGAGGAAATATGGTCAGAAAGTTGTAAAAAATAGCCTTCATCCCAG AAGTTACTATCGTTGTACACATAGTAATTGTCGTGTCAAGAAAAGGGTAGAGAGATTATCAGAAGATTGTAGAATGGTAATCACAACATACGAAGGTCGACACAACCACTCTCCTTGTGATGACTCCAATTCATCCGAACATGAATGCTTTACTTCTTTTTAA